The region CTCCTCGCAGACGGAAGTCGTCCGGCTCGACGCCGTGGGTGGGACCGCGTGCAACTGAGAGTCGTCGCGCTCGCGTTGACGTTGTGCTTCGCCACGAGCGCGCGGGCCCAGACGGCGTCTCAGGCGGAGCAGGCCATCGAGCTCGGGCGCCAAGGCCTCGAAGCGTTCCGACAGGGCCACTACCAAGAAGCTCTCGCTCGTTTTCGCAGCGCCGATGGGCTGTACCATTCTCCCGTCTTCTCTCTTTACATGGCTCGCTGTCTGGTCAAGAGCGCGAAGCTGCTGGAGGCCAAGGCGCTCTATCAGCGAGTGGTTCGCGAGCCCAAGAGTCAAGACGAGCCCGCGCTGTGGAAGGAAGCGCGGGTGGACGCGGCGCGGGAGCTCGACGCCCTGAGCATACGGATCCCGACGCTCTCGATCCGGATCGTGAACGCTCGCCCTGGGCCGCGGACGACGCAGGTGGACGGCAGCGAGATGAAGCCGGGGATCGTGGAGCTGGATCCCGGACCGCACGCAGTGGAAGCGCTGGATGCCAGCGGGCGCCGAGTGAAACGGCAAGTCACGCTGGAAGAAGGACAGAACGCCAGCATCACCTTGGACTTCGGCGCTCCGCCGCCGCCCCCCGCGCCACCACCTGCGCGGCGTGTGATCTCCGAGCCCGTACGCTGGCCGGGGATCGTCGCGCTCAGTGTGGGCGCCGCGGGTATCGGGGTGGGGGCCGTCACGGGTGTTCTGGCGAAGCGCGACGCCGATGCAGTGCTCGACGGGTGCACCGGTTTGAAGTGCCGCCCGGAAGACGAAGACCGTGCCAGCCGTGGGCATACGTTGGGCACCGTGAGCACCGTGAGCTTCGTCGCCGGGGGTGTCTTCGCCGCGACGGGCGCCGCGCTCCTTTTGTGGCCGCCCACGCGCTCGCGGGTTCAGCTGGCGCCGACGGTCGGCGGGGTCATGGCGCGGGGGCGGTTTTGATCGGAATGCCGAAGTCCGAGTCGCGCGTCACGCTCTTGGGCTGAGGCTTGGGCTTCGCCGCGGGGCGGTACGGTGCAGCGCGCTTGGGCTGTGGCGGTGCGGCGACGGCGGTCGTCGTGGGTACCACGACGGGTGCGCTCGTGCTGGGCGCCGCGGGCACGGGCTCGGGGGCTTCTCGCGTCTCCACCTCGGGCTCCGCCGAAGGCATTGCCGTGGCGGGA is a window of Polyangiaceae bacterium DNA encoding:
- a CDS encoding tetratricopeptide repeat protein; the protein is MQLRVVALALTLCFATSARAQTASQAEQAIELGRQGLEAFRQGHYQEALARFRSADGLYHSPVFSLYMARCLVKSAKLLEAKALYQRVVREPKSQDEPALWKEARVDAARELDALSIRIPTLSIRIVNARPGPRTTQVDGSEMKPGIVELDPGPHAVEALDASGRRVKRQVTLEEGQNASITLDFGAPPPPPAPPPARRVISEPVRWPGIVALSVGAAGIGVGAVTGVLAKRDADAVLDGCTGLKCRPEDEDRASRGHTLGTVSTVSFVAGGVFAATGAALLLWPPTRSRVQLAPTVGGVMARGRF